A window of the Cannabis sativa cultivar Pink pepper isolate KNU-18-1 chromosome X, ASM2916894v1, whole genome shotgun sequence genome harbors these coding sequences:
- the LOC133031845 gene encoding 17.6 kDa class II heat shock protein-like, producing the protein MFFTILESIDKTILCSPDHSTNLQNTLFPFLYVQIYIYTILSDSTNIKPITLRKISNTQSFNLCSSMDFTNNNNIRLISQPLFSILGNILEFPENFDHHSSAAVTGPGAGASAGKFQNNNPTKAYVRDVKAMAATPADVIEYADAYAIVVDMPGIKPSQIKVQVEDDGVLVVAGERWRPEDENGGGGDGVKYLRMERRVGKFMRKFCLLENSDKDRVSAAYNDGILTVTVRKIPPLVTKRPKIIEVKGA; encoded by the coding sequence ATGTTCTTCACCATTCTAGAGTCTATAGACAAAACCATTCTGTGTTCACCTGATCACTCTACTAATCTCCAGAACACTCTCTTCCCATTCCTATatgtacaaatatatatatataccattcTCAGTGATTCAACTAATATCAAACCCATAACACTCAGAAAGATCTCAAACACACAAAGCTTCAATCTTTGTTCTTCAATGGATTTcacaaacaacaacaacatcagaTTAATTTCCCAACCCCTCTTCTCAATCCTCGGAAACATCTTAGAATTCCCAGAAAATTTCGACCACCACTCTTCCGCCGCCGTCACCGGACCCGGCGCCGGTGCCAGTGCCGGAAAGTTTCAAAACAACAACCCAACCAAAGCTTATGTGAGAGATGTCAAGGCCATGGCGGCCACCCCGGCCGACGTGATCGAGTACGCTGACGCCTACGCTATTGTGGTGGACATGCCCGGAATTAAGCCTTCTCAGATCAAAGTTCAGGTGGAGGACGACGGTGTTTTGGTGGTTGCCGGAGAACGGTGGAGGCCGGAGGATGagaatggtggtggtggtgatggaGTTAAGTATTTGAGGATGGAAAGGAGAGTTGGGAAATTTATGAGGAAGTTTTGTTTGCTGGAGAATAGCGACAAAGACCGTGTCTCTGCCGCTTATAACGACGGAATTTTGACTGTAACTGTTCGGAAAATTCCGCCGCTGGTGACTAAGAGACCTAAGATCATTGAGGTCAAGGGTGCTTGA
- the LOC115706547 gene encoding pentatricopeptide repeat-containing protein At1g03560, mitochondrial, with amino-acid sequence MYLKGLIFGKVAMNKVSRINGRRFLCSFAISAPLNYSSVAHSSRPLRNFNKEFESWNWRGIHSSPSTELMSYQSANDLILGFEDHAEEEEDGVINEFLSRFVWIMRGKLTDSYPDFNKETIDGMLLVIVEKVVLEIEKGGVEQMLGSSAESTTASQEFSEDLWITVWEVSNMVMDDMKKAVKKEKMKGFLQCEEVKELCRFAGEIGIRGDMLRELRFKWAREKMEESEFYQGLERLRDEAKAQDEQGEEAVADGAEAAVVVGAEEEDKPKAVSLPKRRGKIRYKIYGLDLSDPKWAMVADKVNEAAEVIWPEEPKPISGECKLVTDKIVSLTEKDDPSPLLAEWAELLQPSKVDWTNLLDRLKEQNTELYFKVAELLLSEKSFQANIRDYSKLIDAHAKENRLEDAERILKKMTENGIMPDILTATVLVHMYSKVGNLERAEEAYESLRAQGFQLDFNLYNSMIMAYVNAKQPGKAHKIVRDMEASNINPTEEMYMAVFRSFSHKGDCIGALNISSSLLCAGYQVNAETCKLLVEAYGKAGESVNARNYFDHLRKLGEMPDDECTGNMISAYQVKNQLGLALELLLQLEKDGFEPGVATYTVLVDWLGKLKLVEEAEQVVAKISELGEAPPLKLHVSLCDMYSKAGIEKKALQALGVLEARKEELGQGEFERIIDGLVAGGFQQQARRMGQLMEAQGFTISDPLKVKLMAKQTFQSTGQTFQRTRRTRV; translated from the exons ATGTATTTGAAAGGTTTGATCTTTGGTAAAGTAGCCATGAATAAGGTTTCAAGAATCAATGGAAGGAGATTTCTTTGTAGTTTCGCCATTTCTGCACCTTTGAATTATTCATCGGTTGCTCACTCTTCAAGGCCTTTAAGAAACTTTAATAAAGAGTTTGAGAGTTGGAATTGGAGAGGCATTCACTCTTCTCCGTCGACTGAGCTGATGAGCTATCAATCAGCTAATGATTTGATACTTGGTTTTGAAGATCATGCTGAGGAAGAGGAAGATGGCGTAATTAACGAGTTCTTGTCTCGATTCGTTTGGATAATGCGGGGTAAGCTCACTGATTCTTACCCTGATTTTAATAAGGAGACTATAGATGGTATGCTTTTGGTTATTGTTGAGAAGGTTGTTTTGGAGATCGAAAAGGGTGGTGTTGAGCAGATGCTTGGTTCTTCGGCGGAATCTACTACTGCTTCGCAGGAGTTTAGTGAAGATTTGTGGATAACAGTTTGGGAGGTGAGTAATATGGTTATGGATGATATGAAAAAGGCGGTTAAGAAGGAGAAAATGAAGGGTTTTTTGCAATGTGAAGAGGTTAAGGAGTTGTGTAGGTTTGCTGGTGAGATTGGTATTAGAGGGGATATGTTGAGGGAGCTTAGGTTTAAGTGGGCTCGCGAGAAAATGGAAGAGAGTGAGTTTTATCAAGGTTTGGAGCGTCTTAGAGACGAAGCTAAAGCTCAAGATGAACAAGGTGAAGAAGCTGTGGCCGATGGGGCTGAAGCTGCTGTTGTGGTTGGGGCGGAAGAGGAGGACAAACCTAAAGCTGTGTCTCTTCCCAAGAGACGAGGGAAGATAAGGTACAAGATTTATGGTCTTGATCTTTCTGACCCAAAGTGGGCTATGGTGGCAGATAAAGTTAATGAGGCTGCAGAAGTAATTTGGCCTGAAGAACCGAAACCAATATCTGGGGAATGCAAACTTGTTACTGATAAAATAGTTTCATTGACTGAGAAAGATGATCCATCTCCACTTTTGGCTGAATGGGCAGAGCTTCTTCAACCTAGTAAAGTTGATTGGACCAATTTGCTTGATAGATTGAAAGAACAGAATACTGAGCTGTACTTTAAG GTAGCAGAACTTTTATTAAGCGAGAAGTCTTTCCAAGCAAATATTCGTGATTACTCAAAGCTTATCGATGCTCATGCTAAAGAGAACCGTTTGGAAGATGCAGAGAGAATCCTCAAAAAGATGACTGAAAATGGTATCATGCCTGATATTTTGACTGCCACTGTTTTGGTTCACATGTACAGCAAGGTTGGAAATCTTGAACGTGCAGAAGAAGCGTACGAAAGTTTGAGGGCCCAAGGTTTCCAACTAGACTTTAATCTTTACAATTCCATGATCATGGCTTATGTCAATGCCAAGCAACCTGGAAAAGCGCATAAAATAGTGAGGGATATGGAAGCGAGCAATATCAATCCCACAGAGGAGATGTACATGGCTGTGTTTCGATCATTTTCCCATAAAGGAGATTGCATTGGAGCCTTAAATATTTCCAGTTCCTTGCTGTGTGCTGGGTACCAAGTAAATGCCGAGACTTGTAAATTGCTTGTCGAGGCATATGGGAAAGCTGGCGAATCTGTTAATGCAAGGAACTACTTTGACCACTTAAGAAAACTTGGTGAAATGCCAGACGACGAGTGCACTGGAAACATGATTTCAGCTTATCAAGTGAAGAACCAATTGGGTCTAGCCTTGGAACTTTTGTTGCAGCTCGAGAAGGATGGTTTCGAACCGGGAGTAGCTACTTACACTGTTCTTGTGGATTGGTTAGGAAAACTAAAACTAGTTGAGGAGGCCGAGCAAGTGGTGGCCAAAATTTCCGAGCTGGGTGAAGCTCCTCCGCTTAAACTTCATGTAAGCCTTTGTGATATGTATTCAAAGGCTGGAATTGAGAAAAAGGCTCTACAAGCTTTGGGGGTTCTCGAGGCTAGAAAGGAAGAATTGGGTCAGGGTGAGTTCGAGAGGATCATAGATGGACTTGTGGCTGGCGGCTTTCAGCAACAGGCTCGTAGGATGGGGCAGTTGATGGAGGCACAAGGTTTCACCATTTCCGATCCATTGAAGGTAAAGTTGATGGCGAAGCAAACTTTTCAAAGCACCGGACAAACTTTTCAAAGGACCAGACGAACCCGGGTATGA
- the LOC115706555 gene encoding protein NRT1/ PTR FAMILY 7.3, with product MEEEEGIRDNKNNKNITKDGSVDCYGKPALKETSGTWRCGILLLVNQGLVILGFSGVEVNLVVFSKSVLRYSHAEAAHTFTTWIGTVYLFSLIGAFLSDSYLGRYLTCLIFQVIYIIGLIALSLSTHIFLLTPQGCGKIGEPCEAHKPFQIALFYTSIYLIALGNGAAEAALAAFGADQFDEEDPKERHSKASFFTYFYLALNLGALAAETILVYIEDMGQWVLAFRICTLSSIVAYGFLLSGNLKYRRFKPCGNPISRFSQVIVASFRKFNLKMPLNGDQELYEVDLKESERNGMRRILHSNGFKFLDQAAIIMTEDIKLITTTTEGKSTQNPWHVCTVTQVEEVKCVLRLLPIWLCTIFSSVVFVQMLSLFIEQGAVMNRRVFSFDIPPASMTVFDFIFTSLFIILYERLVFPLHVKVTKREPKLPSALERIGIGLAIASLAMLVAGFVEQQRRKFAIGSLEQETSSLSILWQIPQYFLVGASDAFVYVARMEFFASQAPDGLKSLGIGLSLSASAMGSYGASAILSIVMRITSSSDGKKPGWVPPNLNDGHLDWFYFLSAALAALNFGLFVVCAKHYKPISFEKRDGETEMRVLDST from the exons atggaggaagaagaaggtaTTAGAgataataagaataataaaaatatcacaaaAGATGGTTCAGTTGATTGCTATGGAAAACCAGCTCTAAAAGAGACTAGTGGTACATGGAGATGTGGAATTTTGCTTCtag TGAATCAAGGACTGGTCATATTGGGATTTTCAGGTGTTGAAGTGAACTTGGTTGTGTTCTCAAAATCAGTTTTGAGGTACTCTCATGCTGAGGCTGCACACACATTTACCACATGGATAGGAACAGTCTATCTCTTCTCATTAATTGGTGCTTTTCTTAGTGACTCTTACTTGGGAAGATACCTAACTTGTCTCATCTTTCAAGTCATTTACATTATT ggtTTAATAGCATTGTCCTTATCAACACACATATTTCTACTCACTCCTCAAGGTTGTGGAAAGATTGGTGAGCCATGTGAGGCTCACAAACCATTCCAAATAGCATTATTCTACACATCAATATACCTAATTGCCTTAGGAAATGGGGCAGCTGAGGCTGCACTTGCTGCATTTGGAGCTGACCAATTTGATGAGGAAGATCCAAAGGAAAGACACTCCAAAGCTTCATTCTTTACCTACTTTTACTTGGCTCTAAACCTCGGTGCCCTAGCCGCCGAGACGATTTTGGTTTACATCGAGGACATGGGGCAATGGGTGTTGGCTTTTCGGATTTGTACTTTATCTTCCATTGTTGCTTATGGTTTTCTCTTAAGTGGGAATTTGAAGTATAGGCGTTTTAAGCCTTGTGGGAATCCCATCTCTAGGTTTTCTCAAGTTATTGTTGCCTCTTTTAGAAAATTTAATCTCAAGATGCCCTTGAATGGTGATCAAGAGCTTTATGAAGTTGATTTGAAAGAGAGTGAAAGAAATGGAATGAGGAGGATTCTTCATAGTAATGGCTTCAA GTTTCTTGACCAGGCTGCAATCATTATGACAGAAGATATTAAACTAATCACAACAACAACCGAAGGCAAAAGCACACAAAATCCATGGCATGTTTGTACTGTCACTCAAGTTGAAGAAGTAAAATGTGTGTTAAGATTATTACCAATATGGCTTTGCACAATCTTCTCCTCTGTAGTTTTTGTTCAAATGCTTTCGCTTTTCATTGAACAAGGCGCGGTTATGAACCGAAGAGTCTTTAGCTTCGATATCCCTCCTGCAAGCATGACTGTATTTGATTTCATCTTCACATCGCTCTTCATCATACTATACGAGAGACTCGTATTCCCTTTGCATGTTAAAGTAACAAAACGTGAGCCAAAGCTTCCGAGTGCCTTAGAGAGGATAGGAATAGGGCTCGCTATTGCCTCACTAGCCATGTTGGTAGCTGGATTCGTCGAGCAACAAAGGAGGAAATTCGCCATTGGTTCCCTCGAACAGGAGACTAGCTCTTTGAGCATTTTGTGGCAAATTCCGCAGTACTTTCTAGTGGGAGCTTCGGACGCGTTTGTCTATGTGGCTCGGATGGAATTTTTTGCTTCACAAGCACCCGACGGGTTAAAGAGCTTGGGAATAGGGTTATCGTTGTCTGCTTCGGCCATGGGGAGCTACGGTGCTAGCGCTATTTTAAGTATCGTGATGAGGATTACATCTTCGAGTGATGGGAAGAAACCCGGTTGGGTTCCTCCTAACCTAAATGATGGCCATTTGGATTGGTTTTACTTCTTATCAGCTGCTTTGGCTGCACTCAATTTCggattatttgttgtttgtgcTAAGCATTATAAGCCTATATCTTTTGAGAAAAGAGATGGTGAAACTGAAATGAGAGTTTTAGATTCAACTTAG